One Lactobacillus sp. CBA3606 DNA segment encodes these proteins:
- a CDS encoding PTS glucose transporter subunit IIA, with translation MMKLFQRKHQIKLVAPVNGMYVDLRQAGETKVQSGFAIEPMEGEIHAPLAGTVTQLTKQSITLSADFGCEYVVQLGQPVADLDDQLFDWHVAVGDQLSVNESLAMLDVNAIHAADASAIVSCGLSNQAADDVEVEKTGLVSQGDQLATLKVRG, from the coding sequence ATGATGAAATTATTTCAGCGAAAACACCAAATTAAATTAGTAGCGCCCGTGAATGGGATGTATGTTGATTTACGTCAAGCTGGTGAAACTAAGGTTCAAAGTGGGTTTGCGATTGAACCCATGGAAGGTGAGATTCATGCGCCCTTAGCGGGGACTGTTACGCAACTCACGAAACAGTCCATTACTTTGTCAGCTGACTTTGGCTGCGAATACGTGGTCCAATTAGGTCAACCAGTGGCCGATTTAGATGACCAACTCTTCGATTGGCACGTTGCGGTGGGCGACCAACTTAGTGTGAATGAGTCGTTAGCAATGCTTGATGTTAATGCCATTCACGCTGCGGATGCCTCGGCGATTGTTAGCTGTGGTTTAAGTAACCAAGCGGCGGATGATGTGGAAGTTGAAAAAACCGGACTCGTCTCACAAGGCGATCAATTAGCGACATTGAAAGTTCGTGGTTAA
- a CDS encoding LPXTG cell wall anchor domain-containing protein: MMRKLMVIVLSISTLAILSWQPAVSANTTDSQATVQFYGANKGSSSTTTDDKIQVEDDGDASTKTPNKAITKQATVAKKTKTTKVTATQPTGIHGWLPQTGEQLGIWLIILGVLLLLGLGTIYKKRKRGTNL, translated from the coding sequence ATGATGAGGAAATTAATGGTAATCGTGCTTAGTATAAGTACTTTAGCGATTTTAAGTTGGCAACCAGCTGTATCCGCTAACACTACAGATAGTCAAGCGACTGTCCAGTTTTATGGGGCCAATAAGGGATCAAGTTCGACGACTACTGATGATAAAATTCAAGTTGAAGATGACGGTGATGCCTCGACTAAGACCCCAAATAAAGCCATCACCAAGCAAGCAACAGTAGCTAAAAAAACAAAAACAACTAAGGTAACGGCCACTCAACCAACTGGAATTCATGGTTGGTTACCGCAAACCGGTGAGCAATTAGGAATTTGGTTGATCATTTTAGGTGTGTTATTGCTACTAGGTTTAGGAACTATCTATAAAAAAAGAAAAAGGGGAACCAACTTATGA
- a CDS encoding methionine ABC transporter permease, which yields MAALIPNVLQMKSEFIQATLETLYMTFFSAIIAAVLGLLLGVLLVVTQPGGILADRTTYAILDKLTNLLRSIPFIILLAVISPLTNYLVGTTVGTTASLVPLIFGIFPFYARQVQNALLDVDSGVVEAAQSMGSSPTEIIFRVYLKEGLPDIIRVSIVTVISLIGLTTMAGAIGAGGLGDIAISIGYARFENDITFVAMIIILVLVFAVQIFGDWLAKKVSHN from the coding sequence ATGGCAGCTTTAATTCCCAATGTCTTACAAATGAAAAGTGAATTTATTCAAGCGACGTTAGAAACATTATACATGACGTTTTTCTCGGCGATTATCGCGGCGGTCCTCGGCTTATTATTAGGTGTTTTATTAGTGGTGACGCAGCCGGGAGGTATTTTAGCCGATCGAACAACGTATGCGATTTTAGATAAATTGACAAACCTACTACGGTCGATTCCATTTATTATTTTATTAGCGGTTATTTCGCCTTTGACCAATTACTTGGTTGGGACCACCGTCGGCACAACCGCATCGCTCGTACCACTGATTTTTGGTATTTTTCCGTTTTATGCGCGTCAGGTTCAAAATGCGTTGTTAGATGTGGACAGTGGCGTCGTCGAAGCCGCCCAATCAATGGGATCAAGCCCGACTGAAATCATTTTTCGGGTTTATTTAAAAGAAGGGTTACCAGATATAATTCGGGTTTCCATTGTCACTGTGATTAGCTTGATTGGGCTCACCACAATGGCGGGCGCAATTGGTGCTGGTGGTTTAGGCGATATTGCCATCAGCATTGGTTATGCACGGTTTGAAAATGATATTACGTTTGTTGCCATGATTATTATTTTAGTGCTGGTATTTGCCGTGCAGATCTTCGGCGACTGGTTAGCTAAAAAAGTGAGTCATAATTAA
- a CDS encoding type II toxin-antitoxin system PemK/MazF family toxin, whose amino-acid sequence MPSRGHEQMNKRPAIALSNDLVCQTSNMTIVAPISSTERNFPMYHRLTSSQTVYGKVLLDQAMALDLQARYITDEAIVDHVSHEELELKS is encoded by the coding sequence ATTCCAAGCCGTGGTCATGAACAGATGAATAAGCGGCCGGCCATTGCTCTAAGTAATGATTTAGTCTGTCAGACAAGTAACATGACGATTGTGGCTCCAATTAGCAGTACCGAGCGTAATTTTCCGATGTATCATCGACTAACTAGTAGTCAAACTGTATATGGAAAAGTATTATTAGATCAAGCAATGGCCTTAGATTTGCAGGCAAGATATATCACTGACGAAGCTATTGTCGATCATGTATCGCATGAAGAATTAGAACTCAAAAGTTAA
- a CDS encoding WxL domain-containing protein, which yields MKKTLLGLMLSISLLAGMAVTANAEDNTQSSTGDVAFTGGTITIDNGVSSNLNFGSHEIGADDATPYTNTNTSAQVSVQDQRGTAAGWDLSVAQDTQFISKMTNKTLTGAEITLVGALDTTNSSTDADATVNAKVALTPGGTTTSLMTAAAGKGNGTSVADLTKSTLAVPASTARVAEAYSTTLTWQLSDTPSNS from the coding sequence ATGAAAAAAACACTTTTAGGACTAATGCTTTCAATTTCATTACTTGCCGGCATGGCAGTGACTGCTAATGCCGAAGATAATACCCAAAGCTCAACTGGGGATGTTGCTTTTACAGGTGGCACAATTACGATTGATAATGGTGTTTCGTCTAATTTAAATTTTGGGAGTCATGAGATTGGTGCAGATGACGCCACACCATATACTAATACGAATACTAGTGCCCAAGTTTCGGTTCAAGACCAACGTGGGACGGCAGCTGGTTGGGATTTGTCAGTTGCACAAGACACTCAATTTATTAGCAAGATGACTAATAAGACCTTGACTGGTGCCGAAATTACATTGGTAGGGGCGTTGGACACGACTAATTCTTCAACTGACGCTGACGCTACGGTGAATGCAAAGGTTGCTTTAACTCCTGGTGGGACAACGACGTCATTGATGACAGCCGCAGCTGGTAAAGGTAATGGGACTTCAGTTGCTGATTTAACGAAATCAACCTTAGCCGTGCCTGCTTCAACCGCACGGGTTGCCGAAGCTTATTCAACAACGTTAACTTGGCAATTGAGTGATACGCCTAGCAACAGCTAG
- a CDS encoding acetoin reductase: MTKLAIITGAGQGIGAGIAQRLAQDGYAIAVADINPKTGAQVAAKLQATGYPAKFYQVDVAQRSEVFDLVQQAVRDLGELAVYVNNAGVAFIDAFVDSDPAQVERLFDVNLKGTYWGIQAAAEQFKTQGHGGRIVNAASLASVEASALQSAYSASKFGIRGLTQAAAKELAVDKITVNAYNPGVVRTPMRDAIDRKTAAIKHVTVPEQQAAVLTEIALGREAVPADVAEVVAWFASPAAGYITGQSLLVDGGMRFH; this comes from the coding sequence ATGACAAAATTAGCAATTATCACCGGTGCGGGACAAGGGATTGGTGCTGGGATTGCCCAACGACTTGCTCAAGATGGTTATGCGATTGCGGTCGCTGATATTAATCCCAAAACGGGCGCGCAGGTTGCGGCTAAACTACAGGCAACTGGGTATCCTGCAAAGTTTTATCAAGTTGACGTGGCCCAGCGCAGTGAAGTCTTTGACTTAGTTCAGCAAGCAGTTCGAGATTTGGGCGAGTTGGCCGTTTATGTCAATAATGCGGGGGTTGCGTTCATTGACGCTTTCGTTGATTCAGATCCGGCCCAAGTTGAACGATTATTTGATGTTAACTTGAAAGGAACTTATTGGGGGATTCAAGCGGCTGCCGAACAGTTCAAAACACAAGGTCACGGTGGTCGAATCGTGAATGCTGCGTCGTTAGCAAGCGTTGAAGCCTCCGCACTCCAAAGTGCCTATTCGGCCTCTAAGTTCGGTATTCGTGGGTTAACCCAAGCGGCAGCTAAGGAGTTAGCCGTTGATAAAATTACTGTGAATGCTTACAATCCAGGCGTTGTGCGGACACCGATGCGAGATGCAATTGATCGTAAAACGGCAGCAATCAAGCATGTGACGGTCCCAGAACAACAAGCAGCAGTCTTAACCGAAATTGCCCTCGGTCGTGAAGCGGTGCCGGCCGATGTTGCCGAAGTGGTCGCATGGTTTGCGTCGCCCGCTGCCGGTTATATTACAGGGCAATCATTGCTAGTCGACGGCGGCATGCGTTTTCACTAG
- a CDS encoding methionine ABC transporter ATP-binding protein — protein sequence MATAIIELKDISVRFQNGGQPLSAVKDVNLQINKGDIYGIIGYSGAGKSTLVRVINLLQQPTKGTVIVNGQHLQQLSPVALRTARKKVGMIFQHFNLMKARTVLGNVEYPLLSQKLSKTDRQAKAFRLLKLVGLADYAQTYPTKLSGGQKQRVAIARALANDPEVLISDEATSALDPKTTKSILSLLQQLNHDLGLTIVLITHEMQVIKHICHHVAVMDAGKIVERGRVAAVFTAPQAALTVDFVETSTNVKAAIERITKTIKLSELAANQELMYFNFIGNATKQGIISQYSQELHLDVNILFANIDQIDGQNVGDMIAIITGDLVAFNAAIAKRTSDGVTTRLLTAQNVTEGATA from the coding sequence ATGGCAACAGCAATTATTGAATTAAAAGATATTTCGGTAAGGTTTCAAAATGGTGGGCAGCCTTTATCAGCCGTCAAGGACGTTAATTTGCAGATTAACAAGGGTGATATTTATGGCATTATTGGCTATTCCGGTGCCGGTAAAAGTACCTTGGTACGGGTGATTAACTTGCTACAGCAACCGACCAAGGGAACGGTAATCGTTAATGGTCAGCACCTGCAACAATTATCACCGGTTGCTTTAAGAACGGCCCGAAAGAAAGTCGGAATGATTTTTCAGCATTTTAATCTAATGAAAGCGCGGACGGTGTTAGGCAATGTGGAATATCCCTTACTCAGTCAAAAGCTAAGTAAAACTGATCGGCAAGCGAAGGCCTTCCGCTTATTAAAGCTTGTTGGACTAGCAGATTATGCGCAGACTTATCCGACTAAGCTATCAGGTGGTCAAAAGCAACGAGTCGCGATTGCCCGGGCTTTAGCTAATGATCCCGAAGTTCTGATTTCGGATGAAGCGACCAGTGCGTTAGACCCGAAGACGACTAAGTCGATTCTTTCATTACTGCAACAACTAAACCATGATTTAGGACTAACCATTGTGTTGATTACGCATGAAATGCAAGTCATTAAGCACATCTGTCATCATGTTGCGGTCATGGATGCCGGGAAAATTGTTGAACGGGGCCGAGTGGCGGCAGTCTTTACGGCGCCTCAAGCAGCGTTAACAGTTGATTTTGTGGAAACTTCGACTAATGTTAAAGCGGCGATTGAACGAATTACCAAAACGATTAAGCTGAGTGAGCTAGCCGCCAATCAAGAGTTAATGTATTTTAACTTTATCGGCAATGCGACTAAGCAAGGGATTATTTCGCAATATTCACAAGAATTGCATTTAGATGTCAATATATTGTTTGCAAATATCGATCAAATTGATGGTCAGAATGTGGGAGATATGATTGCGATTATTACTGGTGATTTGGTGGCGTTTAATGCCGCAATTGCCAAGCGGACTAGCGACGGGGTCACGACACGACTCTTAACCGCACAAAATGTGACTGAGGGGGCGACGGCCTAA
- a CDS encoding aldo/keto reductase, with protein MYQAVAQRYQTMTYNRVGSSGLKLSAIGLGLWNNFGSVDSYANQQAIIHQAFDSGITYYDLANNYGPVPGSAEENFGRIMAHDMHAYRDELVIASKAGYVMWPGPYGNWGSRKSIIASADQSLQRTGLDYFDIFYSHRADPATPIEETALALDQLVKAGKALYIGISNYSGAQTKAMATIFKSLRTPFIIQQPRYNMLNRGIETDLLPVLAAEHKGAVSFSSLCQGLLTDKYLHGIPADSRANKATIPFLHPAQVSRTMATIKQLNHVAAHRSQSLAQMALAWNLRQPTIASVLIGASRPAQVVDNVAALEQLDFTTAELATIDRILAAQPAIDWSAE; from the coding sequence ATGTATCAAGCAGTAGCACAACGGTATCAAACGATGACCTATAATCGGGTTGGCAGTAGTGGGCTAAAGTTATCAGCGATTGGGTTGGGGTTATGGAACAATTTTGGCAGTGTTGATAGCTATGCCAATCAGCAAGCGATTATTCACCAGGCTTTTGATTCAGGAATTACTTATTATGATTTAGCTAATAACTATGGACCGGTCCCGGGCAGTGCCGAAGAAAACTTTGGTCGCATTATGGCGCACGACATGCATGCTTATCGAGATGAATTGGTCATTGCCAGTAAGGCTGGTTATGTGATGTGGCCGGGACCATATGGCAATTGGGGGTCCCGTAAGAGTATTATTGCGAGTGCTGATCAAAGTTTACAGCGAACGGGGTTAGATTATTTCGATATTTTCTACAGCCATCGTGCCGATCCGGCGACCCCAATTGAAGAAACTGCATTGGCGTTAGATCAACTTGTTAAGGCAGGGAAAGCATTGTATATTGGGATTTCAAATTATAGTGGTGCCCAAACTAAAGCAATGGCGACTATTTTCAAATCATTGCGGACCCCTTTTATTATTCAACAACCGCGGTATAACATGTTGAATCGGGGTATTGAAACGGATCTGTTGCCAGTGTTAGCGGCGGAACACAAGGGGGCGGTTAGCTTTAGTTCATTATGCCAAGGCTTACTAACAGATAAGTATTTACACGGTATTCCTGCTGATTCACGGGCAAACAAAGCAACCATTCCGTTTTTACACCCGGCACAAGTCAGCCGGACCATGGCGACTATCAAGCAGTTGAATCATGTCGCGGCCCATCGTAGTCAAAGCCTAGCTCAAATGGCATTGGCATGGAATTTACGGCAACCAACCATTGCCAGCGTCTTAATCGGTGCCAGTCGTCCGGCACAAGTTGTTGATAACGTCGCTGCGCTTGAACAATTGGACTTTACTACGGCTGAATTAGCCACGATTGATCGCATTTTAGCTGCCCAACCAGCGATTGATTGGTCGGCTGAATGA
- a CDS encoding aldo/keto reductase, producing the protein MTKIPMITLNNGVEMPQLGFGVFQVPDLDQCEAAVTAALQAGYRLIDTATAYQNETAVGQAIKKSGIARDELFITSKLWVSEFTYERAKQGIDDSLKRLGLDYLDLYLLHQPYGDTMGAWRALEEAYHAGKIRAIGVSNFYADQLQNLMLTMTVKPVINQIEVNPWYQQPTEVQFAQQSEVRVEAWAPFAEGKNGIFTNPTITAIAQAHGKTTGQVILRWLLQRGITVIPKSVHPARMVENMAVFDFDLSPAEMQTMATLDQSVSQFFDHRDPVTIEQIFGSSLKQLH; encoded by the coding sequence ATGACAAAAATACCAATGATCACATTAAATAATGGGGTTGAAATGCCGCAACTCGGTTTCGGGGTTTTCCAAGTGCCAGATTTAGACCAATGCGAGGCAGCCGTGACAGCAGCTTTACAAGCAGGGTATCGCTTAATTGATACTGCGACAGCGTACCAAAATGAAACGGCCGTGGGACAAGCCATTAAAAAGAGTGGCATTGCCCGTGATGAACTCTTTATCACGTCAAAGCTGTGGGTTTCTGAATTCACCTATGAACGTGCGAAGCAAGGGATTGACGACTCACTCAAACGATTGGGATTAGATTATTTAGACTTATACTTATTGCACCAACCCTATGGTGATACGATGGGGGCTTGGCGGGCTTTAGAAGAAGCCTACCATGCGGGTAAAATTCGGGCGATCGGGGTCTCCAACTTTTATGCCGATCAGTTGCAGAATCTAATGTTAACGATGACGGTTAAGCCGGTTATCAACCAAATTGAAGTGAATCCGTGGTATCAACAGCCGACAGAGGTTCAATTTGCTCAACAGTCAGAGGTGCGGGTTGAAGCGTGGGCACCCTTTGCGGAAGGTAAGAATGGTATTTTTACGAATCCGACGATTACAGCAATTGCGCAGGCTCATGGCAAAACGACCGGCCAAGTTATCTTGCGTTGGTTATTACAACGTGGGATTACAGTGATTCCTAAATCGGTGCATCCGGCGCGGATGGTTGAGAATATGGCGGTCTTTGATTTTGACTTGAGTCCAGCTGAAATGCAAACCATGGCAACCTTAGATCAAAGCGTCAGTCAATTCTTCGACCACCGAGACCCTGTAACGATTGAACAAATCTTCGGATCTAGCTTAAAACAATTACATTAA
- a CDS encoding DUF916 and DUF3324 domain-containing protein, producing MVLTKRFYKISLAVIVFLMGVLTVTKISANTVGFEVAPVTSSEQADKSLSYFDLQLAPKKTTTLAVKVKNTSDKAITVHTAVAKATTNLNAAVEYKRIIADKSIDLPADFEKLVTTEMTQVKLKKGETKVVTFKVKMPAKTYDGVVVGGLTFLKKTEKAQTKSAMAIKNQYSYTIAVVLHGKKDLTKNRLTLGAIKGSQSNGYNQITLALENHTAAFLNQLKTNVKIYQRGGSKVVYKQTNEHGQMAPSSIYELPLKVGKTALKPGKYTAKVKVTSKKQHWQFDRNFTITSDQAKKLNKTAVIEHKTNWVLWIAIGLLILILLLLIGWYIYRKQRKIKELERQLKEQNKSE from the coding sequence ATGGTGTTGACGAAGCGTTTCTATAAAATTAGTTTGGCAGTCATTGTCTTTTTAATGGGTGTCCTAACGGTGACTAAAATTTCGGCGAATACGGTCGGTTTTGAGGTCGCACCAGTGACGTCTAGTGAGCAAGCTGACAAGTCATTATCTTATTTTGACTTGCAACTGGCCCCTAAAAAAACAACGACCTTAGCGGTTAAAGTTAAAAATACGAGTGATAAGGCGATTACGGTGCATACCGCAGTTGCCAAGGCAACGACGAATTTAAATGCAGCGGTGGAATATAAAAGGATTATTGCCGATAAAAGCATTGATTTACCAGCTGATTTTGAGAAATTAGTTACAACTGAGATGACACAAGTTAAGCTTAAAAAGGGTGAAACCAAGGTTGTGACTTTCAAAGTTAAAATGCCGGCAAAAACTTATGATGGCGTTGTGGTTGGTGGATTAACCTTTTTGAAAAAGACAGAAAAGGCCCAGACCAAAAGCGCTATGGCGATTAAAAATCAATATTCTTATACGATTGCGGTCGTTTTACATGGTAAAAAGGACTTAACGAAGAACCGTCTAACTTTGGGTGCAATTAAAGGAAGTCAAAGTAACGGGTATAATCAAATCACGTTGGCTTTGGAAAATCACACGGCGGCGTTTTTGAATCAATTAAAGACGAACGTCAAGATTTATCAACGTGGCGGTAGTAAAGTTGTTTACAAGCAGACTAATGAACATGGTCAAATGGCGCCTAGTTCGATTTATGAACTACCTTTAAAAGTGGGTAAAACGGCGTTGAAACCTGGTAAATATACGGCCAAAGTCAAAGTGACGTCTAAGAAGCAACATTGGCAGTTTGACCGAAACTTTACGATTACGAGTGATCAAGCTAAAAAGTTGAATAAAACAGCAGTGATTGAACATAAAACTAATTGGGTGCTGTGGATTGCAATTGGGTTACTAATTTTAATCCTACTACTCTTGATTGGCTGGTATATTTATCGTAAGCAACGTAAAATTAAGGAACTCGAACGCCAGTTAAAGGAACAAAATAAATCTGAATAA
- a CDS encoding MetQ/NlpA family ABC transporter substrate-binding protein produces MKKLVGWLIAIIVVLGGGWGIHQISSHQTTQASHTDTIVVGSQGSDYNIWQHIAKTKDAKQLGLKIKVKQITDGVQLNKATAQGDVDVNAFQSWSYYLTYNQQNPKAKLATLGTTYLEPMGIYSKKYQRVSQIPAGATIAIANNPSQAARGLLLLQKAGLITLKSDFGILGTIKDIKANPKHLKFKQIDDTTGPRIIKQVDAVLISNTVALEGHLHVLTDSIYHEKVDQSTKDNINILATAAKNKHKKSYQKLIKLYQRADIQKYIKQTYYGTKIDVNKPESYFK; encoded by the coding sequence ATGAAAAAATTAGTCGGTTGGTTGATTGCCATTATTGTCGTGCTTGGCGGTGGCTGGGGAATTCATCAGATTAGTAGCCATCAAACCACCCAAGCTAGTCATACCGATACAATTGTGGTGGGGTCGCAAGGGTCCGACTATAATATTTGGCAGCATATTGCCAAAACTAAGGATGCAAAACAGCTTGGTTTGAAGATTAAAGTCAAACAAATTACGGATGGTGTTCAGCTGAATAAAGCCACGGCTCAAGGTGACGTGGACGTTAATGCGTTCCAATCATGGTCGTATTATTTAACTTATAATCAACAAAATCCCAAGGCCAAGTTAGCAACGCTGGGGACCACTTACTTAGAACCAATGGGGATCTATTCGAAGAAGTATCAACGGGTTAGTCAGATTCCAGCTGGGGCGACGATTGCGATTGCTAATAATCCATCGCAAGCTGCGCGGGGCTTATTATTATTACAAAAGGCCGGGCTGATTACCTTGAAATCGGACTTTGGCATCCTAGGAACGATTAAAGATATTAAGGCGAATCCTAAACACTTAAAATTCAAACAAATTGACGATACCACGGGCCCGCGGATTATTAAACAAGTGGACGCAGTCTTAATCTCAAATACGGTGGCATTAGAAGGTCATTTACACGTCTTAACGGATTCGATTTATCATGAAAAAGTTGATCAAAGCACGAAGGATAATATTAATATCTTGGCGACAGCAGCAAAGAATAAGCATAAAAAGAGCTATCAAAAATTAATTAAATTATATCAACGGGCTGATATTCAAAAGTACATTAAGCAGACCTATTACGGCACTAAAATTGATGTCAATAAACCAGAATCATACTTTAAATAG